The region CGCGCTAACTTCTTTGCCAGTTTCCTCTTGCCACAGTGTCGTGAATTCTGCCAGAGCCACACCATCAGCACCGGGCACAGTACCGAGGGAGCCAGCAATGATGGACTTTCCATCCGGCGTTGTCCCAACTTGCTGCGTGAAGTCAGGGCTATAAACACCATCGGTGAGCAGTACCGTTACACCTTCACTTAAACCCTGCTCATAGGCGGCCTTCAGCAAAACACTACCCGTCTCTGCGTAGAGAACACCAAGAACCGCATCAGGCTCCCCAGCAAAGGCTGCCGCCGCCTCACTATCGAGGGTTGCCGCTTTGGGATCATAGCGAACAGGATTATCCTTATTGACGATTGTGCCGCCAAGTTTTTCGAATGCTTTCACAAATTCCTGCTCAAAGCCCACACCATAGTCGTTATTAATCACAACGGTGGCCACACGCTCGAAGCCTTGCTTTTGAGCCAAAACGGCCAAGGCGGGAGCTTGATAACTATCGGGCGGCGCAGTCCGTGCCCAGTAGCCATCAAAGTCACCTGCTGCTGCGCGCTCAGTAAACACAGGACTGGTACTACCGGGGGAAATTTGCATCACGCCATTCCGCACTGCCACGTCCACCGCCGCACTAGAAACACTACTGGCAAAGGAACCCACAACGCCCGCAACTTTATCAACTTCTGCCAACTTCGTCATTGCGGCACCGCCAGCCGTGGGGTCAGTTTGGGAATCCTCTTGGACAAGGCCCACGGGCATGTCATTCACACCACCACAGGCGTTAATGGTGTCAACGGCCAACTGCACTGCCACGGGCATATTTTGACCGATGGAAGAAAGGTCTCCCGTGGTGGGGGTTAGGGAGCCAAGTTTTAAACCACCTTCGTCACCGCCAGCAGAGGTTTCTGTGGTTTCGCCACCTTCTGCACCTCCGGGAGGAGCGGTCTCCTGACAAGCTGCTGTAAAGGCTGTTAGTGCCGCTAAAAACAGGGCGATCGCCGTATTAAATCTAGATTTCCCCATGGTCGAAGAACTCCTCACAAATTCATTTAATTCCCCCCATTCTAGGCATAAACCCCCACCGCATTAAACATTCGACTCGGAAAAGAAGTTTAGAATAGCTAATATTTCCAATACGCCAAGAACTCAATGGTCACTGCCCCGAATCCGAATCTTTCCGCCACAAAACCAGCCTGGTCAAAACTCTTTGAACAACCCGCCCAGCCTTTTGCCTTAACAAAGCTAGAAGTTCTTACTGGTTCGGTACCAGAAAAGTTGCGCGGTACTCTATTTCGCAATGGCCCCGGACGACTGACTCGCGGCGGCGCTGCCATGGGTCATTGGTTCGATGGTGATGGTGTGATCTTGGGAATTTACTTCACAGAAACTGGTGTTCAAGCGCAATATCGCTATGTTGAAACTCAGTATTTCCAAGCGGAATCCGCAGCGGACACATTGCTCTATCCAAATTACGGCACAGTTGCACCCGGAAAAGTTTGGCAGCGGTGGGGGAAATCTGCTAAAAATTCTGCTAATACTTCTGTTCTTCCTTTAGGCGATCGCCTACTTGCATTGTGGGAAGGTGGCAAGCCCCATGCCCTTAATCTTGAAACCCTCGAAACACTAGGTGAAGATAACCTCGGTTTAGGCAAAAAAGATACTTTTTCAGCCCACCACAAAATCGATCCAGCTACAGGCGAAATCTATAACTTCGGCGTAATTTTTGGGAAAGACGCGACTTTCCAAGTTTACAAATTAGATGCCCAAGCAAATCTCCTGAAGCGTGCTCAATTCACCGTAAAGGGCTTGCCGCTCACCCATGATTTTGTCCTAGCGGGCGATTATTTAGTTTTCAGTATTTGCCCCGTGCGTTTACAGGTATTCCCTGCATTGTTCGGCCTCAAGAGCGTGAGTGATTGCCTACAATGGCAGCCAGAACTCGGCACAGAACTTGTCATTCTCAACCGCCATACTTTAGAGATTATTAGCCGTTCCACCCATGATGCTTGGTTCCAATGGCACTTTACTAATGGTTTCGTGAATGATCATGGTGAAATAGAGCTAGAAATGGTTCGCTTTAATGACTTTGCCAGTAATCAACAATTTGTCGAAATTCCCCAAGGCAGTATCCAAACCTATGCAAAAGGAACCCTCTGGCACTATCGTATTGCTCCAAAGACGGCCAACATCCTAGAGTCCTACCCAATGGGCGATCGCCTCAGTTGCGAATTTCCTATTACTCTAGATTCCCAAACAGGTCAGCCTTGGGATAAAACCTTTATCGGTATCCATCGTCAAGAATCTGATATTGGCCATGAGATTATTAATGGCATCGCTTGCCTTGATCAGAAATCCCAAGAGTATACTGTCGCAGATATGGGCGCTGGACACTATCCATCCGAACCTATCCCTGTCCAAAATCCAGATAATCCCCACCAAATTTGGGTCTTAACGGTGGTCTTTAATGCTCCAGCGAACAGAAGTGAGCTGAGAATCTATGACGGCGATCGCCTGAACGACTCACCTTTATGCATCCTTCAACTCCCCCAGATTATTCCACCGAGCTTCCACGGAAAATGGCAACCCAAAAAAAATTAAACCCCCTAACAAACTAAGAGATTTAGAGATTGATTCATTAAAAATTCTTCCGTATCGATTTAGAGATCTTCCACAGGAATAGCATTCGCCTCGACCGTTGGGCCTGTTTCTTCAGCCTGAGCAGCTTTAGATTTGAGGTCATTTTGTCGAGCCTGAAAGATGTCCATTACAATTTGCGATAGCTCCGCAATAAGTAAAGAAACCAAAATTACATCATCTATCTGTCCGGCGATCGGAATAATATCCGGAGCAAGATCAAAAGGGCTAACTAAATAAGCAAGCGTACCTAAAATAATCCACCAACGATACTTAGGATTGCGAAGAGTATCCCGATACCAATCGTAGATAGCCTTTGGAGAAAGAGACATATAGCGACTTCAACCTTCTAAATGAATAACTCTATCTTGCCAAGGGATCGTCTTTCTTACCTAGTGTAGAAAACCGTCATCACCATACAATTTAATTTCTCCATGACATAAAAAAAGGAAGCTAACCTAGCGGCTAACCTCCTTTACCTGATTTTGTTACTTACCGAGGGTCAAAAGACCTCGTAAAACAACTAAATTTAAGTTCTCTCAGCATTAACTGTAGACTTGTCACCAACCTTCTTATAGAAGCCCCACTCAACCTGAGTGTTAGCGAGTTCAGGGTCAACACCAGCGAATACGTCGCGGTAAAGAGTACGAGAACCATGCCAAATATGGCCAAAGAAGAAGAGAAGCGCAAATACAGCGTGACCAAAAGTAAACCAACCACGGGGGCTAGTGCGGAATACACCGTCAGAACCTAAAGTCTCAGTATCAAATTCAAAGGACTCACCAAGCTGAGCACGACGAGCATACTTTCTTACAGTTACAGAATCATCAAAGCTTTGACCATCAAGATCACCACCATAAAAAGAAACTGTTACACCAGCTTGCTCAATGGAATACTTAGACTCAGAACGACGGAAAGGAATATCAGCACGGACAATGCCATCAGAGTCAGTCATGACCACAGGGAAAGTCTCGAAGAAGTTTGGCATCCGGCGAACAGTGAGTTCACGACCTTCCGCATCGGTAAAGATGGGGTGTCCAGACCAAGACTGGGCAATACCATCGCCTTGATCCATCGGACCAGTACGGAACAAACCACCTTTGGCTGGGCTGTTACCGACATAATCGTAAAAAGCAAGTTTTTCAGGAATTGTGTTCCAAGCTTCAGACAGGGTTGCTCCAGCTGCAACTTCAGCATCTACACGGCGCTGAATTTCAGTATTGAAGTAACCACTATCCCACTGATAACGGGTAGGACCAAATAACTCGATAGGAGTCGTAGCGTTGCCGTACCACATAGTACCTGCAACGATAAATGCTGCGAAGAATACAGCCGCAATACTACTGGACAATACAGTCTCGATGTTACCCATACGGAGTGCCTTATACAGACGCTCAGGAGGACGAACACTGAGGTGGAAAAGACCAGCAATAATACCGACAATACCCGCAGCGATGTGGTGTGCTACAACGCCACCGGGGCTGAATGGGTTAAAGCCGCTAGGACCCCAATCTGGGGCGACGGCCTGCACGTGACCGGTTACGCCATAGGGATCAGAAACCCACATACCAGGTCCCCACACACCACTGAGGTGGAAGGCTCCAAAGCCGAAACAAAGGAGACCGGATAAGAACAGGTGAATACCAAACATTTTGGGTAAGTCCAATGCGGGCTTACCAGTACGGGAATCGACGAAAAGATCAAGATCCCAGAATACCCAGTGCCAGACGGCAGCTAGGAATAAAAGACCGGAAAGAACGATGTGTGCTGCGGCAACACCTTCGAAGGACCAGAAGCCGGGGTTGGAAGCAACGTCACCGGTAATGTCCCAGCCGTTCCAAGAGCCAGTAACGCCCAGACGTGCCATGAAGGGCAGGACAAACATGCCCTGACGCCACATGGGATTAAGGACGGGATCACTAGGATCAAAAGTAGCTAGCTCATACAGTGCCATTGAGCCAGCCCAACCTGCAACGAGTGCAGTGTGCATTAGGTGTACAGAAATCAGACGACCTGGGTCGTTAAGGACGACTGTATGTACGCGGTACCAAGGTAGTCCCATTGACTACTCTCCTCCTAAACAATCGTGTCTACTATGACCAAACATTTTCTCATTATTATTGAGGTTTGGCCGGAATCGACGTTACAACCTTCAAACTATTGCTAGTTCTGGATTGAAACGGCTTTTTGGTGGCTATTTCTCCGTAAACTCAGATGAATTATCTTCATAAAAGTTTACAGATCATGCTCAAGAAATTTGTTTTATAAATGCTGTTTGTCACAGGGACTTAAGCTTTATGTCTTCTTCTCTACGGTGTCTAGACGACTGGGGGTCATCTCGATTTGGTAGGGAAGATTGTTTAAAGAAGTGTAACTATTGTTAGATGGCTTGGCAAGGGAAATCACCTAAATGTAACGGCTTTATAAGGTTTGGCTGTTGGCGGTTGATAGATGATTGGCTTGATTGAGCTGGGCGATCGCCTCTTCGGGTGTCATTAGGCGTTTAATTGTCACTTGGCCGATATTTGATGTGTTATCGGTGGTGGGGTGGGGGCTAACTTCGAGCATCAGGATGGGGTCTTCTACTTGGTAGAGCCAGAGTCTTTCGCCTTTGTGTTCCATGGCGATATTGGTGCGATTAATGCGGGGCGATCGCCTCCAGACAGCGTCATCCCAAAGTCCACCAAATTCCCAAACGCGACCAATTTGCCATCCTTCTGTTAGAAAAAAATATTTCATTGAAATTTGCTGGAAAAGTACTTCTCACAGAAATATTAGGGGCTTCTTTCGGTTTTGTATGCTTTTTTTGGTATTAGAAATTTTGTCTAAAGCGCAAGGCTATGGCGATAAAAGTGATTTTAATCGTTCACCAGTTGGCAGGTCTGGAGGCGATGAAAAAGGGCGGGCAGATACTCTTAGTAGCGCTCGGATTGCATATAAAAAGCGTCGTAGGCGCAGGAGCCACAGGTTGCTTTGTCTGCTTCGCTTAGGCTAATAATTTTGTTGGCATCTTCGCCAATCCACGGCAAATGACCTTGGGGGGCTGTGGTGCTGTAGTTTATTTCGTCGGAGAGCTGCCAGGGGAAAGAGTCTCGGGTTTGCCATTGGGTAGATCGTTCTGTCGGGGGAGTGGGCTGATACCAACCAAGGCGATCGCCCCATTGATTGACCCAATCTCTGTGGGTTGTGGCTTGGGTTAAGGGGGTTGCCAAATTTCCTTGGACAGAAAAACCAAATTGACCACCGCTATATTGCCGCCACATACCGTCAGCAATTTGTAAGGTCTCGCAGGCAAGCTGTTCTGGTTGAATTGGGGCGTAGTTTTTCGGGAAAATACTGTTCAGGAGTAGTGTGCGGGTGAGGTCATTCGCCGTTTGCCATTCTTGATTGAGTAATGCTGTTTCAAGATGGCGATAAAAATCGTCTGGTTGCAGCAGGGCCGCTGGACGGTCAGAAACAGAGGGTTCCGCTGCCCATGGTTCATTAATGCCGAAAGTGGTGATGAGGCTCACGGTGGCGATCGCCAAGCTTCTGGGGGGCAGTAATTTCATAATCCTAATTTCCACTGAAAATGATCTTAAGAAACTGGCAGTATTGCGCCCCTCGCATTATTCGCATTTAAAGTAACCAAAATTAGTGTTTTTCGGTTAAAGAAGGGGGCGATCGCTAAACACAATCACTTCCGCTTTATCTTTCGGCAGGCCAGAAGCACTCAGTTGAGTTTGGTTTGTACCTAGTCTTTTCGCCGTGACGGTGTCTCCCAACAAACCAAGGAAATCATCAACAGGATTTAGGCGACAGCTCTCATCGGCGGCGGCTTCGCTGAGGTAGTGAGTCGGAATAATGATCTTCGGACTCAGTAAATCAAGGGCTTTTACCGCTTGACTCGGCAGATAGCCCTTCGGCGGAAAAGATGGCGAGCTATTGACATGGGCATCAGTGCCGCCCACTGGGAGCATCACCACATCGGCCGCACCACCAGCCAAAATAAAATCGTCGATATCAACTTCTTCACCAGCACCACCGAGGTGAAGGAAACCAACTCCAGCCATTGTCCAGCTCCAGGCAACATTGCCCGGAAAACGCCAGCCACGATAACGCTCTAGATTCGCATGATCCATGCTGATGCCGTTAAAGACAAGACCTTCAGCTTCAAATTGTCCTGCTTGCCACAGTACCGTTGGGTTCCCTTTGAGGTTTTCGATATAGCCTTCGTCAAACAGTTGACTCGTGATCAGGACAATATCGGCTTCAGGGAAAGATCCTTGATAACCAGCCGTACAACCACCAGCTTTATAGGGATTGATTAAAATTCTGACACCATTACCGCGCACAAAAAAGCAGGTGTGCCCATACCATTGCACTGAGACAGAGCCTGTTTGGGCTTGGGCTGCCCGGTTACCGTTGAATAAGGAGTAGCTGGCGATCGCCCCCAATGCAGAAGCACTAGCGGTTTGAATAAACTGTCGACGTTTCATGGTGTAACTAAAAAATCCTCTATCAGGTTTAGTGGGCAAACTTAGTGAGCAAGTTCGGGGACAGGTTTAATGGCGACCAGAAAATTGCGTAATAAGGACTTGCCAGCCGTGGTCAAAATGCTTTCCGGGTGAAATTGTACCCCTTGTATGTGGGGATAATCACGGTGGCGTACACCCATAATGGTGCCATCTTCTACCTGCGCAGTAACCTCAAGGCAATCAGGGCAAGTTTCTTTTTCAATGACGAGGCTATGATAGCGGGTCGCAGGAAAAGGATTTTCTAAGCCTTCAAAAACACCTTGGTTGGTGTGGTGAATTTGGGAAACTTTGCCATGCATCAGTACAGGTGCGCCGATAATATTCCCCCCAAAAATTTGACCAATACTCTGATGCCCTAGACAGACACCGAGGATGGGAAGTTCCTGACCGAGTTCACGGATGATATCTAGGGAAACACCGGCATCGTCAGGGCGGCCGGGGCCTGGTGAAATCACGATACCATCGGCATTTTTGGTGCGGATCTCGTCGAGGGTAATTTTGTCATTGCGATAGACTTCTATCTCGCTGGCGACGGGTAATTCTTTACCAAGTTCACCGAGGTATTGCACGAGGTTGTAGGTAAAGCTGTCGTAGTTATCGATCACGATAATCAAGGGGGTTAATCTCCTGATGGCAACGGTTTAGGACGTAAGCATGGTACGGAAATGGGGAAATGAGATCAATACGGCAACGGCTAATGAGGCGATCGCCCCGACGAGTACGGCAGCAGCGGCACAGTCCTTCGCAATTTTCGCTAGCTCATGGTAGGTCTGTTGCACGGTCAGATCGACAACGGATTCGAGGGCAGTATTAATCAGTTCGAGGACGAGTACAAGGGCAACCATTGCGGTTAATACAGCTGTTTCAAGAAAACTTAAGGACAAGAAAAAACACATTGCCCAGACAAAAATGGCAATACCGAGGTGAATCCGAAAGTTCCGTTGGGTTCTAGTCGCATAGACGATGCCTTGCCATGCATAACGAAAACTCGCAAATAAATCCGGTGCCACTTTCCAAGCCAGCGATCGCCGTTCTGTGCTTTTTGGCAATGTTTGTTTTTCTGGCGTCATCTCACCCCTAGGTAAATCCACCCCATTATGGAATAAGTTGAACTTTTCGCAAGAGTAATGCTTGACGATCTAGCATTTTTTCGAGACTGGCATCGTCGGGATGATCCCAGCCAAGAAGGTGTAGTAAACCGTGGCTTACTAGCCAACCGAGTTCTATCTGTAAGCTATGGTCGCGGGCGATCGCCTGTTTTTTTGCCGTCTCTACCGAAACGATAATATCACCGAGATAAAGCGGTTCAGATGCTGGTAAAGGCATTCCGAGATGGTCTTCTAACGCCGCAAAGGAAAGCACATCAGTGGGTTGATCTTTTTGACGATATTGGGCATTAAGTTTGTGAATTTCCCCATCATCGGTAAATCTGAGGGTCAGCTCATAACCGATAGCTTTCGGTAAGGTTTCGTCTAAGTCCTGAAGCCAAGAGTCTAACCACACCTGCCAAGGGGCGATCGCCAACTCCGGTAACTGTTCAGCGAAGGTCGTCTCAACAAAAATATCCCTATCCATCACTTAGTGAGTTAGCCATGCCACCAACACGAAAAAGCCTAGTACACCTATTGTTGTCAGCGTGAAATGATAGATAGCTTTGCCGCCCTTACGCACCATATTCCGCATTGCGAGTTTGATATAGGTGGGTTTCGGTTCTGTTGCCACTTGTTCCGTTGCAGTTTGCTCGGTTGCCGAATCAGTGATGGGCGTGGTTTCAGTCATAATGCCAAAACAAAAAATTGTTGGTGAAAAAATTGAACGCCTCTAATGTAACAGTTCATTGCTTGGGATGGATTGGGAGACGGTTTTCTGCAGCAAAATTTTTCTGAAAAGGCGATCGCCGCCCCTGTAAACTGATATTTCAAAGCTGTTTTCGGGTAAAGACAATGCGAATTTTGATCATCGGTGGCACTCGTTTTATCGGGATCTACCTCACCGAACTTTTGGTAAAAGCAGGTCATGAGGTTGTTTTGTTTAATCGGGGCAATCACCCGGCTCCTGAAGGTGTGCAGCAAATTCAGGGCGATCGCAAAGACCCAGCCCAGCTCAAAGAAAAACTCTCAGACGAATCTTTTGACGCTGTTTTTGACAATAATGGTCGCGAATTAGCCCATACACAGCCCCTCGCAGAAATTTTTGCGGGCAAAGTTAAACATTTTGTTTACGTTAGTTCGGCAGGCGTGTATCTGCCCACTTCCCAACCGCCTCATAAGGAAGGTGATGCCGTTGACCCCAACAGTCGCCACAAGGGCAAACACGAAACGGAAGCCTATCTAGCCGCTAGCGATTTGCCTTGGACATCCATTCGACCCACTTATATTTATGGCTCCAAAAATTACAATGATCTTGAGGCTTGGTTCTTTGATCGCATTGTGCGCGATCGCCCAATTCCCATCCCCGGCAATGGTCAATTTATTACACAGTTTGGGCACTGCTATGATTTAGCGGCAGCAATGGCAGCGGTGCTAGGCAACGAAAAAGCAATTGGACAAATTTATAATATTTCCGGCGATCGCTTTGTCACATTTACAGGCTTAGCGCAAGCTTGTGCCGAGGCGGCAGGCAAAAATCCTGATAATGTAGAACTCGTTTATTACGATCCAGCAGAATTTAGTTTCGGCAAACGCAAAGCCTTCCCCGTGCGCTCTCAACATTTCATGGCCGATATCAGCAAGGCGTTAAATGATCTTGATTGGGCACCGAAATACGATTTAATTTCTGGTCTTAAAGAGTCCTTTGAAAATGATTATCTTGTCTCTGGACGGGATAAAACGGACATTGATTTTTCCACCGATGATCAAATTTTAGGGAACTAAATTTTAGGGAAATGACCCAAACTATCTATCTCCACGGTTTTGCCTCTAGCCCCCAATCCCGCAAAGCGCAGTATTTTTTAGGGCGATCGCCGAATTTAGTCCTACCCGACTTAAACAAACCTAACTTTGGAGAACTCACCGTTAGTCGCCAGATCGACCAAGTGAGAAAGCTACTGACAGAGCCAAGCTACATTATCGGGTCGAGTTTGGGTGGCTTGACGGCAGCAGTTTTGGCGGAGGAATATCCTAACCTTGTCAAAAAAATTGTGCTGTTAGCTCCAGCCTTTCAATTCACAAAAAACTGGCGCGATCGCCTCGGTAAAGATGTTTTAGAGCGCTGGCAAAGTGAGGGCACTTTACCGATTTACCATTACAGCTACAAAGAAGAAATCCCCCTACATTATGAGTTTTTTCAGGATGCAGAAACCTTCTGTGATTATCATTTCACCAATCAAATTCCGACGCTAATTTTGCATGGCACTAACGATGAAACTGTTCCCCTTCGGGTGAGTGAAGCATACGCAGCGGGGAAGGCTTGGGTCGAATTAATTGCCCTCGATAGTGACCACAGTTTGGGCGATCGCCTACCGGAATTGTATGAGCGTACCCAGACTTTTCTATTTGATGCTTAAATCAAGGGCAAGCGACTGGGGAAAGATCAAAGATGCGGATTTTGTGTTTAAGCAATGGTCACGGAGAAGATGCGATCGCCGTACAAGTTTTAGAAGAAATTCAAGACCAAAATCCAGATATTAGCCTTGCCGCTTTACCTATCGTCGGCACAGGTCACGCCTACCAAAAACTCGACATTCCCATCATTGGGCGCACCCAGCAAATGCCCTCCGGCGGCTTTGTTTACATGGATAATCGTCAGCTGGCGCGGGATATAAAAGGCGGTTTGATTAAACTCACTTGGCAACAATAC is a window of [Limnothrix rosea] IAM M-220 DNA encoding:
- a CDS encoding ABC transporter substrate-binding protein → MGKSRFNTAIALFLAALTAFTAACQETAPPGGAEGGETTETSAGGDEGGLKLGSLTPTTGDLSSIGQNMPVAVQLAVDTINACGGVNDMPVGLVQEDSQTDPTAGGAAMTKLAEVDKVAGVVGSFASSVSSAAVDVAVRNGVMQISPGSTSPVFTERAAAGDFDGYWARTAPPDSYQAPALAVLAQKQGFERVATVVINNDYGVGFEQEFVKAFEKLGGTIVNKDNPVRYDPKAATLDSEAAAAFAGEPDAVLGVLYAETGSVLLKAAYEQGLSEGVTVLLTDGVYSPDFTQQVGTTPDGKSIIAGSLGTVPGADGVALAEFTTLWQEETGKEVSAFVPHSWDAAIAMMLAAEKADVNTGEGIRDNLRAVTNEPGEEVSDPCEAIAMIREGKEINYQGASGNVEFDDNGDLAGSYDVWQVNEDGSLEVIDTVSPVDAL
- a CDS encoding carotenoid oxygenase family protein, with translation MVTAPNPNLSATKPAWSKLFEQPAQPFALTKLEVLTGSVPEKLRGTLFRNGPGRLTRGGAAMGHWFDGDGVILGIYFTETGVQAQYRYVETQYFQAESAADTLLYPNYGTVAPGKVWQRWGKSAKNSANTSVLPLGDRLLALWEGGKPHALNLETLETLGEDNLGLGKKDTFSAHHKIDPATGEIYNFGVIFGKDATFQVYKLDAQANLLKRAQFTVKGLPLTHDFVLAGDYLVFSICPVRLQVFPALFGLKSVSDCLQWQPELGTELVILNRHTLEIISRSTHDAWFQWHFTNGFVNDHGEIELEMVRFNDFASNQQFVEIPQGSIQTYAKGTLWHYRIAPKTANILESYPMGDRLSCEFPITLDSQTGQPWDKTFIGIHRQESDIGHEIINGIACLDQKSQEYTVADMGAGHYPSEPIPVQNPDNPHQIWVLTVVFNAPANRSELRIYDGDRLNDSPLCILQLPQIIPPSFHGKWQPKKN
- a CDS encoding YkvA family protein; this translates as MSLSPKAIYDWYRDTLRNPKYRWWIILGTLAYLVSPFDLAPDIIPIAGQIDDVILVSLLIAELSQIVMDIFQARQNDLKSKAAQAEETGPTVEANAIPVEDL
- the psbB gene encoding photosystem II chlorophyll-binding protein CP47; protein product: MGLPWYRVHTVVLNDPGRLISVHLMHTALVAGWAGSMALYELATFDPSDPVLNPMWRQGMFVLPFMARLGVTGSWNGWDITGDVASNPGFWSFEGVAAAHIVLSGLLFLAAVWHWVFWDLDLFVDSRTGKPALDLPKMFGIHLFLSGLLCFGFGAFHLSGVWGPGMWVSDPYGVTGHVQAVAPDWGPSGFNPFSPGGVVAHHIAAGIVGIIAGLFHLSVRPPERLYKALRMGNIETVLSSSIAAVFFAAFIVAGTMWYGNATTPIELFGPTRYQWDSGYFNTEIQRRVDAEVAAGATLSEAWNTIPEKLAFYDYVGNSPAKGGLFRTGPMDQGDGIAQSWSGHPIFTDAEGRELTVRRMPNFFETFPVVMTDSDGIVRADIPFRRSESKYSIEQAGVTVSFYGGDLDGQSFDDSVTVRKYARRAQLGESFEFDTETLGSDGVFRTSPRGWFTFGHAVFALLFFFGHIWHGSRTLYRDVFAGVDPELANTQVEWGFYKKVGDKSTVNAERT
- a CDS encoding GUN4 domain-containing protein, which produces MKLLPPRSLAIATVSLITTFGINEPWAAEPSVSDRPAALLQPDDFYRHLETALLNQEWQTANDLTRTLLLNSIFPKNYAPIQPEQLACETLQIADGMWRQYSGGQFGFSVQGNLATPLTQATTHRDWVNQWGDRLGWYQPTPPTERSTQWQTRDSFPWQLSDEINYSTTAPQGHLPWIGEDANKIISLSEADKATCGSCAYDAFYMQSERY
- a CDS encoding MBL fold metallo-hydrolase, yielding MKRRQFIQTASASALGAIASYSLFNGNRAAQAQTGSVSVQWYGHTCFFVRGNGVRILINPYKAGGCTAGYQGSFPEADIVLITSQLFDEGYIENLKGNPTVLWQAGQFEAEGLVFNGISMDHANLERYRGWRFPGNVAWSWTMAGVGFLHLGGAGEEVDIDDFILAGGAADVVMLPVGGTDAHVNSSPSFPPKGYLPSQAVKALDLLSPKIIIPTHYLSEAAADESCRLNPVDDFLGLLGDTVTAKRLGTNQTQLSASGLPKDKAEVIVFSDRPLL
- a CDS encoding anthranilate synthase component II, coding for MIIVIDNYDSFTYNLVQYLGELGKELPVASEIEVYRNDKITLDEIRTKNADGIVISPGPGRPDDAGVSLDIIRELGQELPILGVCLGHQSIGQIFGGNIIGAPVLMHGKVSQIHHTNQGVFEGLENPFPATRYHSLVIEKETCPDCLEVTAQVEDGTIMGVRHRDYPHIQGVQFHPESILTTAGKSLLRNFLVAIKPVPELAH
- a CDS encoding diacylglycerol kinase family protein, yielding MTPEKQTLPKSTERRSLAWKVAPDLFASFRYAWQGIVYATRTQRNFRIHLGIAIFVWAMCFFLSLSFLETAVLTAMVALVLVLELINTALESVVDLTVQQTYHELAKIAKDCAAAAVLVGAIASLAVAVLISFPHFRTMLTS
- the ybeY gene encoding rRNA maturation RNase YbeY; amino-acid sequence: MDRDIFVETTFAEQLPELAIAPWQVWLDSWLQDLDETLPKAIGYELTLRFTDDGEIHKLNAQYRQKDQPTDVLSFAALEDHLGMPLPASEPLYLGDIIVSVETAKKQAIARDHSLQIELGWLVSHGLLHLLGWDHPDDASLEKMLDRQALLLRKVQLIP
- a CDS encoding DUF3285 domain-containing protein gives rise to the protein MTETTPITDSATEQTATEQVATEPKPTYIKLAMRNMVRKGGKAIYHFTLTTIGVLGFFVLVAWLTH
- a CDS encoding NAD-dependent epimerase/dehydratase family protein, with protein sequence MRILIIGGTRFIGIYLTELLVKAGHEVVLFNRGNHPAPEGVQQIQGDRKDPAQLKEKLSDESFDAVFDNNGRELAHTQPLAEIFAGKVKHFVYVSSAGVYLPTSQPPHKEGDAVDPNSRHKGKHETEAYLAASDLPWTSIRPTYIYGSKNYNDLEAWFFDRIVRDRPIPIPGNGQFITQFGHCYDLAAAMAAVLGNEKAIGQIYNISGDRFVTFTGLAQACAEAAGKNPDNVELVYYDPAEFSFGKRKAFPVRSQHFMADISKALNDLDWAPKYDLISGLKESFENDYLVSGRDKTDIDFSTDDQILGN
- a CDS encoding YqiA/YcfP family alpha/beta fold hydrolase gives rise to the protein MTQTIYLHGFASSPQSRKAQYFLGRSPNLVLPDLNKPNFGELTVSRQIDQVRKLLTEPSYIIGSSLGGLTAAVLAEEYPNLVKKIVLLAPAFQFTKNWRDRLGKDVLERWQSEGTLPIYHYSYKEEIPLHYEFFQDAETFCDYHFTNQIPTLILHGTNDETVPLRVSEAYAAGKAWVELIALDSDHSLGDRLPELYERTQTFLFDA